A genomic segment from Aegilops tauschii subsp. strangulata cultivar AL8/78 chromosome 1, Aet v6.0, whole genome shotgun sequence encodes:
- the LOC109784838 gene encoding protein IQ-DOMAIN 2 encodes MGKKGKWLGAVKKVFSPESKEKKEEKLRKKLAARDPSPPDLTPSTSLEVNVLMPPPPPAVPSPHQTEEVQVRDVELEQEQEQSKHVTVEAAPDAPAQRSAALPPGVSREELAAIKIQAAFRGYLARRALRALRGLVRLKSLVEGNSVKRQAASTLRCMQTLARVQSQIRSRRLKMSEENQALQRQLLLKQELDSLRMGEHWDDTTQSKEKIEASLISRQEAAIRRERALAYAFSHQWKSSSRSSNPMFVDPNNPHWGWSWLERWMAAKPSEAGRTGTGKESNIDQGSVKSTSLNLGEGEITKAFNRRGSKPDKSSPTTPKLTRPASRLSPSTPTAKVTPIVVKKKSATPKNGISQVDDDARSVLSVQSERPRRHSIATSTVRDDESLASSPSVPSYMAATKSARAKSRLQGSPLIDSVETTPEKGGSVSVGSAKKRLSFPAGGVPPSPMRRHSGPPKVESMVKDIPEALQPEALAISG; translated from the exons ATGGGGAAGAAGGGCAAGTGGCTGGGCGCCGTCAAGAAGGTGTTCAGCCCTGAgtccaaggagaagaaggaggag AAACTGAGGAAGAAATTGGCTGCAAGAGACCCCAGTCCACCAGATCTAACACCTTCTACTTCCTTGGAAGTCAATGTTTtgatgccgccgccgcctcccgccgttCCTTCTCCGCACCAAACTGAGGAGGTTCAGGTCCGTGATGTTGAGCTggagcaggagcaggagcagAGCAAGCATGTGACCGTGGAGGCAGCCCCTGATGCTCCTGCGCAGAGGTCGGCGGCATTGCCACCTGGTGTATCGAGGGAAGAGCTCGCGGCAATCAAGATCCAGGCCGCCTTCAGGGGATACCTG GCAAGGAGGGCACTACGAGCCTTGAGGGGCCTTGTTAGATTGAAGTCATTGGTCGAGGGTAATTCGGTCAAGCGTCAAGCTGCTAGTACTCTGCGCTGTATGCAGACTCTCGCACGGGTGCAGTCACAGATACGTTCAAGAAGGCTGAAGATGTCTGAGGAGAACCAGGCCCTCCAGCGCCAGCTCCTGCTGAAACAAGAATTGGACAGTTTGAGG ATGGGGGAGCACTGGGACGACACCACTCAATCCAAGGAGAAGATCGAAGCAAGTCTAATAAGCAGGCAAGAGGCTGCGATAAGAAGAGAGAGAGCGCTCGCATACGCGTTTTCCCATCAG TGGAAGAGCAGTTCAAGGTCCTCCAACCCAATGTTTGTAGACCCAAACAACCCACACTGGGGCTGGAGCTGGCTGGAACGCTGGATGGCAGCAAAGCCTTCTGAGGCCGGCCGCACTGGAACCGGcaaggaaagcaacattgaccaGGGATCAGTGAAGAGCACGAGTTTGAACCTTGGAGAGGGTGAGATCACTAAAGCCTTCAACCGTAGGGGCTCCAAGCCAGACAAGTCGTCACCGACGACTCCAAAGCTGACCCGCCCAGCTTCCCGGCTATCCCCTTCTACACCCACTGCCAAAGTGACACCAATAGTTGTGAAGAAGAAATCTGCTACTCCGAAGAACGGGATTTCACAGGTGGATGACGATGCAAGGAGCGTGCTCAGTGTGCAGTCTGAGCGACCAAGGCGGCACAGCATAGCCACCTCAACGGTGCGGGATGACGAGAGCCTCGCAAGCTCTCCGTCAGTCCCAAGCTACATGGCTGCCACAAAATCTGCTAGGGCCAAGTCCCGCCTCCAGGGGTCACCACTGATCGATAGTGTAGAGACGACACCAGAGAAAGGAGGCTCTGTTAGTGTTGGGTCAGCCAAGAAGAGGCTGTCCTTCCCAGCTGGAGGGGTGCCCCCCTCGCCAATGAGGCGGCATTCTGGCCCTCCAAAGGTGGAGAGCATGGTGAAGGACATCCCCGAGGCGCTGCAGCCAGAGGCCCTGGCGATCAGCGGTTGA